The following nucleotide sequence is from Dehalogenimonas formicexedens.
GAACGTTCTTTTGGCCAGTGAACGCTCTAACTAGATATAACTCACAATCATGATACTCAAGTCTATTTTAAAAATACTAGTTCACCAGCATAATTTTATGCTCATTTTTGCCATATTCGCTGGCCTCAATATGGCGCCGTTGGCTCAACTCACCGAAAGTTGGATCATCCCTTCACTCATCATTGCCATGTCTTTGTCTTTAAGTCATATCGATATAACTAAAGATCTGCTACTACCTAGAAAGATACTCAAAGCGACCAGTATGGGTTTGTTGCTCAATTTTATTCTGTTAGGTGGCCTCAATATCATATTGGGTCACCTATTTACGGATGATAAGTATTTAATTGCTGGTTTAGTCGTTTTAGCTGGTGCTCCCCCATCACTTTTAATCACACCTTGCACGTATAACATCAAGGGCGATGTATCCTTCTCATTTTTAAGTGCTATTGCGTGTTATTTCTTATCCATCTTGATCTTACCGTTATTAATATATGTTTTTCTTGGTAGCACCTATTGGGGAGTAGATCTATTCAATGTAATATTTCAAATTGTCGTTTTACCGCTCATATTGTCACGTATTATCAGAAATATAAAACAATCTAGACTTATACAACCATATAACGGCCATATCATAAATTGGTGTATTGCCATCGTTTGTTTTACCCTAGTAGGATTAAATCATGAATTACTTACTACGTACTCAAACAACCTTTTAATTGCGTTTATCGTTGCTGCGGCCACAATATTTCTTCTTGGGGAATTGATTTATCGTACTAGTAGGTTATTAATAATTCCAACGCCAACTGCCATCAGTTATATGCTTCTTGGTTCAATGAAAAAATGGGC
It contains:
- a CDS encoding bile acid:sodium symporter — encoded protein: MLIFAIFAGLNMAPLAQLTESWIIPSLIIAMSLSLSHIDITKDLLLPRKILKATSMGLLLNFILLGGLNIILGHLFTDDKYLIAGLVVLAGAPPSLLITPCTYNIKGDVSFSFLSAIACYFLSILILPLLIYVFLGSTYWGVDLFNVIFQIVVLPLILSRIIRNIKQSRLIQPYNGHIINWCIAIVCFTLVGLNHELLTTYSNNLLIAFIVAAATIFLLGELIYRTSRLLIIPTPTAISYMLLGSMKKWAGASTIAYVILGPKASVPAIAALIVGFLYYLFLSIRFHKNIGIETKIFEK